TGAACACGTCCGCATTCGCCCAGATTTCGTCAAACGACGTGTCGTGAACGTCGCCCGCCTCTTCCATCATGTAGGCGCAGGGGCGCACCTTCCCGATGGGGCTCACGATGCAGTAGTCAATGCCCGCAAGGCAGCCGCGGCTGTAGCGGGTCTTGATATCCAACTGGTCTGCAATGCGCAGGAACTGCGGGGCGCATGTGGGTTTGACGGGGATTCCGAGCGTGCGGCTCTTTTCCATAATCTTGCGGAGGAGTCCCTCGTATTCGGCAACGCGGAGCGCGTGTCCCTCGATTTCCTTACCGCGTCCCACGGGAATCAGGAAGAAAATCTGGTGGTTCACCGCACCGATTTCCTTGACCCAGTCCATGATGTCGAAAATCTCGTTCTGGTTCCAGTCCATGATGGTCGTGTGAATCTGGAACGGGAGGCCCGCCGCCTTGCAGTTCTCGATGCCCATCATCGTGAGTTCGAATGCGTTCGGGAGCCCGCGGAAATCGTTGTGGCGCTTGGGGTCGATACTGTCGATGCTGATGCCCATGGCCATAGCACCGGCAGCCTTTAACTTGAATGCCAAGTCGTGCGTGATGAGCGTGCCGTTGGTACCGAACACCGGGCGTAGCCCCTTGCTCGAGGCGTGCGCGACAAGTTCCACAATGTCCGGGCGGGTCATCGGTTCGCCACCGCTAAAGATCATGATCTTGAACCCCGCCTTCGCGATTTCGTCAATCAACTTGAGGGCTTCCGGCGTCGTGAGTTCAGCAGCCTTATTCTCGCCTGCGTCCTGGTAGCAGTGCTTGCAGGTCAGGTTACACTTGTTGGTGGTCATCCAAGATACAATCATGTAGCCAAATATACCAAAATTATTCTAGGCACGGACTTCTAATGAACAAACATTTCGCAAGTGAAATTACCCGTCAAAATAGTCTGCCCATATAAATAAAGGGTGCCTTCGGGATCTTCACAAACCATTTTGGCTTCTTGTTCGTCACAGGTAGAACCCACAACGCCACCCGCACGTTCGCAATCCTTTATGTTTTGTAAATCGTCCGAACCCATTAAACACAGTGAAGCGTCGGGAGGCAAAAAACTAAACGTGCACGAAAAAGTACTAGGCTCGTAATTGCTGCACCCCGCAAGCAAGGCTGCGAACACCAGAGGCGTAAGTATTTTCGCTTTCATAGATCCTTTAAGGTCTACAAAGTTTAGGGCGTCGTCAACAATTCGCACATGGATTGATCAATGTCCTTGCCATAAAAGAACACGGAAGATCCATCGATTTTGCATTCCACGGCGTCTTCGGTCTCGCAAGAGGAATCGAACTTGCCGCCTTCGGCAAGGCAAT
This genomic stretch from Fibrobacter sp. UWP2 harbors:
- the nirJ2 gene encoding putative heme d1 biosynthesis radical SAM protein NirJ2, producing the protein MIVSWMTTNKCNLTCKHCYQDAGENKAAELTTPEALKLIDEIAKAGFKIMIFSGGEPMTRPDIVELVAHASSKGLRPVFGTNGTLITHDLAFKLKAAGAMAMGISIDSIDPKRHNDFRGLPNAFELTMMGIENCKAAGLPFQIHTTIMDWNQNEIFDIMDWVKEIGAVNHQIFFLIPVGRGKEIEGHALRVAEYEGLLRKIMEKSRTLGIPVKPTCAPQFLRIADQLDIKTRYSRGCLAGIDYCIVSPIGKVRPCAYMMEEAGDVHDTSFDEIWANADVFKKLRTKAYSGACGKCKFNDRCGGCRARAAYYHDGDYMQEDSYCAYGRGL